One part of the Solea solea chromosome 16, fSolSol10.1, whole genome shotgun sequence genome encodes these proteins:
- the LOC131475880 gene encoding phosphoribosyl pyrophosphate synthase-associated protein 1 isoform X2 yields the protein MNVAKSGYRVFSANSSVACTELAKKITERLGVELGKSVVYQESNRETRVDVKESVRGQTIFIIQTIPRDVNTAIMELLVMAYALKTSCAKNIIGVIPYFPYSKQCKMRKRGSIVCKLLASMLAKAGLTHIITMDLHQKEIQGFFGFPVDNLRASPFLIQYIQEEIPDYRNAIIVAKSPAAAKRAQSYAERLRLGLAVIHGEAQCSESDMADGRHSPPCVRNTSGHTGLELPLMMAKEKPPITVVGDVGGRIAIIVDDIIDDVGDFVAAAEILKERGAYKIYIMATHGLLSADAPRLIEESAIDEVVVTNTVPHEVQKLQCPKIKTVDVSMILAEAIRRIHNGESMAYLFRNITVDD from the exons ATGAATGTCGCTAAAAGTGGTTACCGCGTCTTCTCCGCAAACTCGTCCGTAGCCTGCACTGAACTAGCCAAGAAGATAACAGA gaggcTGGGAGTTGAGCTGGGGAAGTCCGTGGTCtaccaggaatcaaaccgag AGACGAGAGTGGATGTTAAAGAATCTGTTCGTGGACAAACTATTTTCATCATCCAGACAATACCAAG AGATGTCAACACAGCCATCATGGAGCTGCTGGTCATGGCCTATGCCCTCAAGACGTCTTGTGCAAAGAACATCATTGGGGTTATTCCTTACTTCCCCTACAGCAAGCAGTGCAAGATGAGAAAGAGAGGCTCAATCGTGTGCAAGCTGTTAGCTTCAATGTTAGCTAAAGCAG GTTTAACACACATCATTACCATGGACCTGCATCAGAAGGAGATCCAAGGCTTCTTTGGCTTTCCTGTTGACAACCTGCGTGCCTCTCCTTTTTTGATTCAATACATCCAGGAAGAG ATTCCTGATTACCGAAATGCCATTATTGTAGCAAAGTCCCCAGCAGCAGCTAAAAG GGCTCAGTCCTATGCAGAGCGCCTGCGTTTGGGTCTTGCTGTGATTCACGGTGAGGCGCAGTGTTCAGAATCTGACATGGCTGATGGAAGACACTCGCCACCATGTGTACGCAACACCTCGGGACACACAGGATTGGAACTGCCTT TAATGATGGCCAAGGAGAAACCTCCCATTACTGTAGTTGGAGACGTGGGAGGGAGAATTGCCATCATTGTG GATGACATTATAGATGATGTCGGAgattttgttgctgctgcagagatCCTGAAAGAAAGAGGGGCCTATAAAATTTATATCATGGCCACACATGGTTTACTCTCTGCTGACGCTCCACGCCTCATAGAGGAATCTGCCATCGACGAG GTGGTGGTGACAAACACTGTGCCCCATGAAGTACAGAAGCTCCAGTGTCCCAAAATCAAGACGGTGGACGTCAGCATGATTCTGGCCGAGGCAATCCGCCGCATCCACAACGGAGAGTCCATGGCCTACTTGTTCCGCAACATCACTGTGGATGACTAG
- the LOC131475880 gene encoding phosphoribosyl pyrophosphate synthase-associated protein 1 isoform X1, with product MNVAKSGYRVFSANSSVACTELAKKITERLGVELGKSVVYQESNRETRVDVKESVRGQTIFIIQTIPRDVNTAIMELLVMAYALKTSCAKNIIGVIPYFPYSKQCKMRKRGSIVCKLLASMLAKAGLTHIITMDLHQKEIQGFFGFPVDNLRASPFLIQYIQEEIPDYRNAIIVAKSPAAAKRAQSYAERLRLGLAVIHGEAQCSESDMADGRHSPPCVRNTSGHTGLELPSGKQQAPFPGIELPIMMAKEKPPITVVGDVGGRIAIIVDDIIDDVGDFVAAAEILKERGAYKIYIMATHGLLSADAPRLIEESAIDEVVVTNTVPHEVQKLQCPKIKTVDVSMILAEAIRRIHNGESMAYLFRNITVDD from the exons ATGAATGTCGCTAAAAGTGGTTACCGCGTCTTCTCCGCAAACTCGTCCGTAGCCTGCACTGAACTAGCCAAGAAGATAACAGA gaggcTGGGAGTTGAGCTGGGGAAGTCCGTGGTCtaccaggaatcaaaccgag AGACGAGAGTGGATGTTAAAGAATCTGTTCGTGGACAAACTATTTTCATCATCCAGACAATACCAAG AGATGTCAACACAGCCATCATGGAGCTGCTGGTCATGGCCTATGCCCTCAAGACGTCTTGTGCAAAGAACATCATTGGGGTTATTCCTTACTTCCCCTACAGCAAGCAGTGCAAGATGAGAAAGAGAGGCTCAATCGTGTGCAAGCTGTTAGCTTCAATGTTAGCTAAAGCAG GTTTAACACACATCATTACCATGGACCTGCATCAGAAGGAGATCCAAGGCTTCTTTGGCTTTCCTGTTGACAACCTGCGTGCCTCTCCTTTTTTGATTCAATACATCCAGGAAGAG ATTCCTGATTACCGAAATGCCATTATTGTAGCAAAGTCCCCAGCAGCAGCTAAAAG GGCTCAGTCCTATGCAGAGCGCCTGCGTTTGGGTCTTGCTGTGATTCACGGTGAGGCGCAGTGTTCAGAATCTGACATGGCTGATGGAAGACACTCGCCACCATGTGTACGCAACACCTCGGGACACACAGGATTGGAACTGCCTT CAGGCAAACAACAAGCCCCGTTCCCTGGCATAGAGCTCCCAA TAATGATGGCCAAGGAGAAACCTCCCATTACTGTAGTTGGAGACGTGGGAGGGAGAATTGCCATCATTGTG GATGACATTATAGATGATGTCGGAgattttgttgctgctgcagagatCCTGAAAGAAAGAGGGGCCTATAAAATTTATATCATGGCCACACATGGTTTACTCTCTGCTGACGCTCCACGCCTCATAGAGGAATCTGCCATCGACGAG GTGGTGGTGACAAACACTGTGCCCCATGAAGTACAGAAGCTCCAGTGTCCCAAAATCAAGACGGTGGACGTCAGCATGATTCTGGCCGAGGCAATCCGCCGCATCCACAACGGAGAGTCCATGGCCTACTTGTTCCGCAACATCACTGTGGATGACTAG
- the LOC131475644 gene encoding ras-related protein Rap-2a-like, whose amino-acid sequence MSFKVKDKTEVRLVFLGAAGVGKTALIQRFLKDTFEPKHRRTVEELHRKEYEVGGMKVTINIMDTSGSYSFPAMRKLSIQNSDAFALVYAVDDPQSLEAVKSLREEILEVKDDKYTPIVVIGNKIDRHSERQVSSKDVLSTVELDWNHSFLESSAKENVNVLEAFKELLMQANLPSWLNPTLCRRRETIPKESTKQPPMNKTNSCLIS is encoded by the coding sequence ATGTCATTTAAAGTGAAGGACAAGACAGAGGTGCGTCTGGTGTTTCTGGGAGCAGCTGGAGTGGGTAAGACGGCCCTTATTCAACGCTTCCTCAAAGACACGTTTGAACCCAAGCACCGGCGAACAGTGGAGGAGCTCCACAGGAAGGAGTATGAGGTGGGGGGCATGAAGGTCACCATCAACATCATGGACACCAGTGGCAGCTACTCCTTCCCAGCCATGCGTAAGCTCTCCATCCAGAACAGCGATGCCTTCGCCCTGGTGTACGCTGTGGATGACCCCCAGTCCCTGGAGGCGGTCAAGAGTCTGCGAGAGGAGATCCTGGAAGTCAAAGACGACAAGTACACACCCATCGTGGTCATAGGCAACAAGATCGACCGTCACAGCGAGCGACAGGTGTCCAGCAAGGACGTGCTGTCCACAGTTGAGCTGGACTGGAACCATAGCTTTCTGGAGTCTTCGgccaaagaaaatgtcaatgtGCTGGAGGCTTTCAAGGAGCTGCTAATGCAGGCCAACCTGCCCAGCTGGCTCAATCCAACACTGTGCCGCAGGCGGGAAACCATCCCAAAGGAAAGTACCAAGCAACCGCCTATGAACAAGACCAACAGCTGCCTCATCTCTTAG